One window of the Palaemon carinicauda isolate YSFRI2023 unplaced genomic scaffold, ASM3689809v2 scaffold114, whole genome shotgun sequence genome contains the following:
- the LOC137635328 gene encoding zinc finger protein 813-like, protein MMNSDPPFEFSMKSEIEDLFSPAVDPENNDRSCSVALFNDGALFLDPKMEVKVEPEIFDCSESNLKNSYEYDASVSENGSLSCKENVDDEESVDTYLGTAVKEDKGKEKGRLSCVISGRELLQKDVLNQEVNQIKEKQIKKRIFGNVNFNALARKRCTCSECGKTFSNKSYLTGHLRIHTGEKPYKCDVCSKTFTLKHNLTRHLRFHAGEKSYNCDVCSKTFPSKYSLTAHSTIHTGEKPYKCDVCSKTFTLKHNLTRHLRFHAGERPYKCDVCSKTFTQKHNLTVHLRFHAGEMPYKCDVCSKTFIMKQSLIVHSRLHTGEKSYKCDVCSKTFTQKHSFTLHLRVHTGEKSYKCDVCIKTLSSKYSLAAHSTIHTGEKPYKCDVCSKTFTQKHNITVHSRLHTGEKPYKCDVCSKTFSSKYSLTAHSTIHTGEKPYNCDVCSKIFTLKHNLTRHLRFHAGERPYKCNVCSKTFTLKHNLTVHSRVHTGEKPYKCDVCSKTFVTKQSLTVHSRLHTGEKPYKCDVCSKTFTLKQLLTRHLGVHQVS, encoded by the coding sequence atgatgaattctgacccaccttttgaattttcaatgaaaagtgaaattgaagatctattttcacctgcagtcgatccagaaaataatgataggtcttgcagtgttgctctctttaatgatggcgctcttttcttggatccaaaaatggaagtcaaagtagagccggAAATATTTGATTGTAGCGAAAGCAacttgaaaaattcctacgagtacgatgcatcagtgagtgaaaacggttcattaagttgtaaagagaatgtcgatgatgaggaaagtgtagacacttacttagggacagctgtgaaagaggataaaggaaaagaaaaaggaagactttcatgtgtaatcagtggaagagaattattacagaaagatgttttgaatcaagaggtgaatcaaataaaggagaagcagataaaaaaaaggatctttggtaatgttaacttCAATGCTCTTgctagaaagcgatgcacatgcagtgaatgtgggaaaacgtTTTCTAATAAATCATATCTTACAgggcatttaagaattcacacgggagaaaagccatacaaatgcgatgtatgtagcaaaacatttaccctgaaacaCAATCTCACTAGACATTTAAGATTTCACGCGGGAGAGAAGTCATACAAttgtgatgtctgtagcaaaacatttccTTCGAAATACAGTCTCACTGCACATTCAACaattcacacgggagaaaagccatacaagtgcgatgtctgtagcaaaacatttaccctgaaacaCAATCTCACTAGACATTTAAGATTTCAcgcgggagagaggccatacaagtgcgatgtctgtagcaaaacatttacccagaaacacaatctcactgtacatttaagattTCACGCGGGAGAGATGCCATACaaatgcgatgtctgtagcaaaacatttattatgaAACAAAGTCTCATTGTACATTCAAgacttcacacaggagagaagtcatacaagtgcgatgtctgtagcaaaacatttacccagaaacacagtttcactttacatttaagagttcacacaggagagaagtcatacaagtgtgatgtctgtatCAAAACATTATCTTCGAAATACAGTCTCGCTGCACATTCAACaattcacacgggagaaaagccatacaagtgcgatgtctgtagcaaaacattcacCCAGAAACACAATATCACTGTACATTCAAGActtcacactggagagaagccatacaagtgcgatgtctgtagcaaaacattttcttcGAAATACAGTCTCACTGCACATTCAACaattcacacgggagaaaagccatacaactgcgatgtctgtagcaaaatatTTACCCTGAAACACAATCTCACTAGACATTTAAGATTTCAcgcgggagagaggccatacaagtgcaatgtctgtagcaaaacatttaccctgaaacacaatctcactgtacattcaagagttcacacaggagagaaaccatacaagtgcgatgtgtGTAGCAAAACATTTGTTACGAAACAAAGTCTCACTGTACATTCAAgacttcacacaggagagaagccatacaagtgcgatgtgtgtagcaaaacatttactttgaAACAACTTCTCACTAGACATTTAGGAGTCCACCAGGTCAGTTAA
- the LOC137635330 gene encoding zinc finger protein 765-like, producing MNSEPPFEFSLKSEIEDLFSPAVDPENNDRSGSVALFNDGALFLDPKMEVKVEPEIFDCSKSYLTNSYEYDASVSENGSLRCKENVDDEESVDTYLGTAVKEDKGKEKGRLSCVISGREFLQKDVLNQEVNQINEKQIKKRIFGNVNSNALARKRCTCSECGKTFSNKYNLAVHLRNHTGEKPYKCNVCIKTFNTKSHLTIHSRIHTGEMPYKCDVCSKTFNTKYYLAIHSRIHTGEKPYKCNVCSKTFNIKSNLTVHLRIHTGEKPYKCNVCSKTFNKRQSLTIHLRIHTGEKTYKCNVCSITFPNKHNLTVHLRVHTGEKPYKCDVCSKTFTRKSNLTTHSRIHTGERPYKCNVCSKFFTSKKYLTKHKKSHERSIPV from the coding sequence atgaattctgaaccaccttttgaattttcattgaaaagtgaaattgaagatttattttcacctgcagtcgatccagaaaataatgataggtctggcagtgttgctctctttaatgatggcgctcttttcttggatccaaaaatggaagtcaaagtagagccagaaatatttgattgtAGCAAAAGCTACTTGACAAAttcctacgagtacgatgcatcagtgagtgaaaacggttcattaAGGTGTAAAGAGAATGTcgatgatgaggaaagtgtagacacttacttagggacagctgtgaaagaggataaaggaaaagaaaaaggaagactttcatgtgtaatcagtggaagagaattcttacagaaagatgttttgaatcaagaggtgaatcaaataaatgagaagcagataaaaaaaaggatctttggtaatgttaactccaatgctctagctagaaagcgatgcacatgcagtgaatgtgggaaaacgttttctaataaatataatcttgcagtgcatttaagaaatcacacgggagagaagccatacaaatgcaatgtctgtatcaaaacatttaatacaaaatcacatctcactatacattcaagaattcacacgggagagatgcCATAtaagtgtgatgtctgtagcaaaacatttaatacaaaatactATCTCGCtatacattcaagaattcacacgggagagaagccatacaagtgtaacgtctgtagcaaaacatttaatataaaatcaaatctcactgtacatttaagaattcacacgggagagaagccatacaaatgcaatgtctgtagcaaaacatttaataaaagACAAAGTCTCAccatacatttaagaattcacactggagagaagacatacaagtgcaatgtctgtagcataACATTTCCCAATAAACACaatctcactgtacatttaagagttcacacgggagagaagccatacaagtgcgatgtctgtagcaaaacattcacTAGAAAATCAAATCTCACtacacattcaagaattcacacgggagagaggccatacaaatgcaACGTCTGTAGCAAATTCTTTACTTCGAAAAAATATCTtactaaacataagaaatcacatgagagatctattccagtgtga